In Bacillus sp. SM2101, the DNA window ACCTAACGGAAAACTCGCCTATGTGACAAATAATAATGATGGTACTGTTTCAGTCATTGATGTGAAAATACACAGTGTGATTACAACCATTCAGGTTGGATCCGATCCATTTGTCATTGCCTTCACCCCAGATGGGAAACTCGCTTATGTAACGCATTTTACTTCATCTGGCACTGTTTCAGTCATTGATGTGAAAGCGCATAGCGTGATTGCGACGGTTCCAATTGGGAGCAGTGCAATGAGAGTTAATCACTTCAAAAGATGGTTGTTGGAAGTTCTGCTAGAGTCTTCGTTAGATACAATACCCACAGATAAAAAACAAATTCTATAAAAAGAAAGACTTTTTATTCTTGTCAGTCATTCAACAATGTCCATTGAGGTTACAAAAATATTCTGGTCTAAACAATCAATATTGGTCAAAACATGAAGAAAGGCGCTCTCAGTTTATTACTGTACAGCGCCCTATTTTCGAAGATTAATTGATCTTCTATTAGCCCAGAGATTGTAGTAAATTTACTAATTAATTACCCGATAGCGCCCAACTATTAATAATATACTCTGGTATTTTGATATCTAATACATAACAAAAAGCAATAATTTGTCCGATATGCATTGTTTCATGCGCTATCATTGACGATAGATGATAAGGTAAAAGTTGTTTCTCGCCAAACCAAATTACATGAGTATTATCATCTACATTGTCTAACGTACTTTTCAATTCCTCATCAACTTGAGACATTTTTTCTAATAGTTCCTCTTTTGATAACTTTCCTTGTATCTCATTATCAGGTAAACTGTTAAATGCCATAACAGAACTACCTATCGCCATAACAAAATCTTTCTGAACCTCAACCATTTCCTCAAAATGTTTCCGTAGTGTATTTAAGCCTTTTCTTGGAAGGGCTCTATCAAGATCTTCTTCTTTTAACTCCTTGATAAAACTCTTTGAATAACTTCTAATCGTTCCCCATTGTTTCATCTGAGAATTCGTTAAATTAGTCATATTTCTCCTCTTTCTTCATCATGTTTTATAGTTCATTTTTAAAGACTTCTAGCAACATTGCCAAATCTAAATCACTATGAAATATAATTTCCAAGCCCATTGCATACATAATTTGTGAATATATTCACAAACAAATGTAAGAGCAGCACCCGCAGCTTCCATCAATAAAAACAGATAAAATTTTCTCAGTTCATTTCGGGTTTTTCAAAAATTATCCTTTATGTAGATAATTTTTATTTCATTATATCATATTAAGATGGATACCTACCCACTTTTTACCTATTTATATAAGGATAGTTACTTAT includes these proteins:
- a CDS encoding DinB family protein, with the protein product MTNLTNSQMKQWGTIRSYSKSFIKELKEEDLDRALPRKGLNTLRKHFEEMVEVQKDFVMAIGSSVMAFNSLPDNEIQGKLSKEELLEKMSQVDEELKSTLDNVDDNTHVIWFGEKQLLPYHLSSMIAHETMHIGQIIAFCYVLDIKIPEYIINSWALSGN